ATGTTTAGGATACAAGAACATCCTAGAAAAAATATGACAAGCATTTTCCCAATGGCCTTTACCAAGAATACGCCAATTCGTTTGATGTAGGATGCATGGATATCAGCCTTGAATTTTATCGTTAGAGCTTAACTGTTAAGgcctcaaagataaaattgaaagaaagaGGTATTCATCCATTGGTTTAGCAATTTCAGTATCCTAACATTGAAGAAAGGGCATATGGTAATCGTAGATAGATATATAGCAATATCTCGAAAGAGAAAAGGCCAGACAGATCTGAGACCATGAGGATAGTAGCCACTCCAAATCTGGATTATCCAGATTTGTTCTTAGATCCAGTAATCAATCATTGTTTTGAGCATTCCAACACTGAGGTATTTCATAGCTTGGGAAAATGAGCAagaatgtgtatatatatatatatatatatatatctttttggATAGGAAAAttaactttcattgagaaaaggTGAAAGAATACAAGGGATACGAAAAAAACAGGCCCCCAAAAACAACCctctaaaaaaaaagagtttccAACTAAGCAAGATGTTGcctataaaataattacaaaaaagtttcGATACCAAAGTCCAGAGTGACACATGAAGTCTCACTAAGGACCAAATCTCCCTGAGCACCTTTTCCAAACCTCTAAACACCCTATTGTTTCTCTCCCTCCAAACATCCCATTACACAACCCCCCAAATGACCCTTCTCTCTGAAAGGTGGTGGAGGAGTAACTCCATGATCGTCGCACAAATATCCCTCTAACCAGCTATCTGAACATCAAACTCCTGCAAAAAGCAAATCCACACAAACCTCTTGAACTGACAGCGTTAGAGAAGGTGATCCAGGTTTTCCTCCACCTTCAGATAGAGAATACAACAGAAATGACCCATTAACAAGGACCCCTTCTTAACAAGCTTGTCCAAGGTGCTCACACAGCCAAGCAAAACCTGCTAGGTGaagaatttaattttctttggtATCCAAGGTGTTCACACTACCCTCAAAAGAATTAGGCTTCCAAACTCGAATATCCTTCATCCCCTCCCTGAAATTACACTCATCCAACAACGAAAGAAGAGAGGCAAACTCCATCGTCTCCCTATCAGTTAAACGACAACGAAATCCGAGAGAAAAGGACACAGAGCTCCCCAACCACACCAAAAAGTCTGAGACCAGACGATCTTTAAAGGACGACAAGTGATAAAAATGCAGGAACGCGGAACATGAGGGATTGTCCCCAACCCACTGATCTTCCCAAAAGTAAGCATCCTGACCGTCCCCCACAATGCAACAAACCAAAATGGAGAACGAGGGGAGCTCTAACACGACATCTTTCCAAGGGTTCCAGTGTGTGTACCTTTAACCCCCTTTGCCATCTAGACAAAGGGATAAGTACCGCATTTACTACCAATGACTTTATGCCACAAGGATTCGGGCTCAAGGGCAAAACGCCAAAACCACTTAGTCAACAGAGCTTTGTTCTGAAGTCTTAAATTCCCAATCTCAAACCCACCTTGGCGCACAAGACGCCCCAAAACCTCCTAGCTAACCTAGTGAGATCCTTTACATTCATCCGCACCTTCCCACAGGAAGTCTCCCATGTATTTCTCAATACTTTTACAAACCAAGTTGGGAGCCCTAAACAGGGAAAGCTAATAAATAGGTATGCCACTCAACGATATTACCTTCCACCCCCCTAGAGATGAGCCTACTTAAAACATTCACCACTATAACAAACAAGAAGATGAATAGGGAATCCCCTTGTCTTAAACCTCTAGAAGCCTAAATCAATCCCTTAGGTGCTCCATTTATCAGGAAAGATTAATGCACATTCCTAACACACCCTCACATCCACATTTTTCATCTGAACCCAAACCCTTTCTTCTCCAACACTTTATCCAAAAAGTCCTAATCAACATGATCAAAGCCTTTTCAAAGTCAAGTTTGAAAATAACCCCCTCCTCTTATTAACCCTATACTCTTCAATGGCTTTATTGGCAATGAAAACCTGGTCAAGAATCTGAATATCGGCTATGAAAGCACCTTGAGTCCCTGCAATAGTCGAGGGGAGCACTTTCCTCAGGCGATTAGCAAGAACCTTAGCCAAGATTTTGTAGACACTAGTGATAAGATTAATAGGCCAAGAATGTTATCTGAAATCCATAGATCAGGCCAAACTCACTCTTTTACCGATGCCAACCGTAACAGTTGTATTATTCTTCATGAAGTCCTTGAGACTTAAAAGTTGAGATAGACTTCCAAAGCTATGGTCGGAGATAttcgttttaaaaaataaataagcaaccactttcattgagaaaaaaaaggaaataatacAAGGACATACAAAAAAATCAAGCCTCCAAAAGGAACCCAACTAAGGAAAAGGGGTTGGAGTTGGAGATATTtctcttcctttcctttcttttcttttcttttcttttcttttttttttttttttggtttttttttatagaggagCCACTTTCCTTGagaaaaaattatgaaagaCTTCAGGGTATACGAAAACCTAAGCCCCAGAGAAGGGAACCTCACTCAAGACAAGGGTTCCAATTAAGCAAAATAGTGTCtatagaataattacaaaagaacTTCAAAGTTGAAGCCTAAAGAGAAACACGAAACCTAATACGAACCCAAACATCACTAGGCTCTTTTTCTAACGTGCTACAGACTCAATTGTTCCTTTCTCCCCAAAGATTCCACATGATAACACACCCTCGCCAACCACAAGAAACGATACTTCTCACAAAAAGGTAGATGGAGGAAGAACTCCTCGATCATAATACTATTGTCTCTTTGACAAACAAGCATAAAACCAAACATCTAGAAGAACAAATTCTAGACAAAGTGCACAAATTCGCATCTTCAAAGTATGTGATCCAGGTCATCCTCCGTCTTCCGACAAAGAACAACAAAACAAGCCCACTAACAACGACAACCTCCTCAAGAGTCTATCTAAAGTGTTCACACATCCATGTAGAACTTGCCAAGTAACGAATCTCGCTTTCTTAGGAATCTTAATCCTCAAGAggacaaaaaaaacaaactcgTTAGAAGGAGAAGGATCTAGCAGACAATGAAAAAGATGAGTTATAGAAGAACTCCTCTAGAGGGTTGGGATTACAGACATGCAAATCCTTTCAACCATACCTAAAGCTAAACTTTCCAACAACAACATCAAATATATGACCTTTTCAGCTTCCTTACCAGTCAAAGAGCGACCAAAACCTAAAGGATATGAAAATCAAGCTCCCTGACCAATCAAAATGTCAAACGCTATGTGATTTTAAAAGGAGGATAAATGATAAAGACAAGGAAGCGTAAAGCAAAGAGGTTCATCCCCCAACCACTTATCTTTCCAAAAATACACTTCCTTACTCTCCCCTACCACACAACGAACAAAATGCGAGAGAGGGGAGCTCATTAGAAATATCCTTCCATAAGTTCTGGTAGGTGCCCCCAAGTTGTGAGTCCTTAAGGGTGTGTTTGGCCTGAGGAGTTGTGAAGTAGAAGTTGGAAAGTAAGAGTTGTGAACTCCACTCCTTGTTTGGCCCGAGGCGTTGGTGGGTCCCACTACTAAAAgacatcaattttatatcttatcaaCTCTTTACACTGTGGGCCCCATAAGTTCACAACTCCCAAGGCTTCATAACTCTTTACTTCTCACTACTCCACTCCTTACCCCAAAGACCCCCTAAGTTACCAATTTCTGACCCCCTTGGTTCACCGAGCTCCCATCAATATCCCACCAAACCAAGTGTGAACCATATCCTTCTTCCCTTGCCCCTTCCCAAAGGGAGTTACGCATAAATTTTTCAATGTCCTTGCAAACCTTACTAGGGGCTctaaacaaagaaaagaagtaaATGGGAACGCCACTCAAAACTGACAGAATCAAAGCATGTCTCCAAGCTTTGGAAAAGTAACCTTATTTCCAAGAGGCTAGACTTTTTCTCACTTTTTCAACCACCGGTTGGAGATATTCATGTTAATTTAGGAGTCCATCCATCTCTTCCACTTCATGTTAATTTAAAGAAGATAGAAGTaaattgaatcaattatccaaaaGAAAAGACAATTAAGTGGTGGATGTGATCATTTGAGATTTCACTATTTATTGGCCATTTGAAGAAGATGAATTCTATCAAGAAGAAAATAGCCAGTTAGAGTTGTGAACACCAGTGCACCTCAAGAAAAACTGCTAAGGAGAAGCAAATTTGACTACTGGCTCCAAATCTGAAATGCCTTCTTTGAGAGAGCGTAGACATACTTTGAGAAAGGCTGTCCATGACATTCTGATAATTTCCAAGACGCCATGACAAGGGAACGCGTTACTGTTACCAACCCACAAATATGCCAATAGACATGGGCACTGGTGGGGCCTAAATAGACACTAAACAGTGTTTGATGAGCATTTGAATGGCTGAAGGTACAACTCAAGCAAAAGATAGGAGCTACACCATAATTTTCAGCAACCTTGATCTACGTGTCAAGTGAAATATTAGAAGATCGTTTAAGTCTAGGTGTGTATCCTTGTTGTGGCAGATGCTTCGTTATACAGAGATACTGGGCAGTTGATAAGTGGTATGTTGCACGATCACTTAAAAATGACCTTTTTTGTTAAGCCAAAGTTTATATTAATGTGATAAAggcttttaataaataaatattcatcCATGCATGACGAGATGAAACGTTCACAGAGCacacatttgaaaattttggaaagaGAATATttatgaagcctgtatcttagTTTAAGATAATTGCAGTTGTGTGAATCTGTGATGATGCCAaaatagaattaaaagaaaagcaCCGACATATGTGACTAATAACTTACAGATTACAATAAAGgttagcttttttttttgtttttatgtgTTTAACGCCTTTCGGCCtgggttttcttttcttttcctttttttttctttttttctaaataaataaggtttAGAGAGCACAAATAACAAACCATGGGAGCATAAAAAATGCTGAATTCTATAAAAATACCTTTGGTTTTTCCTTATCAGTAAGTTGGTTCCATTCCATCATCAGGTATAATAGGTCTAATAGGGAATCATCTGAACTGTTGTGACAATTTTACATGGTGAATTTCTCATCTGTAGTTTCTGTTGTTAATCACAATTGCCACAAAAATTTGTATGTTATGCCCGTTCATGGTTTAAGCATTCTATCGTTATAAAACCTCTTCCACTTTCTTATGCTTTTATAAAAGGAGAATCAAACTAATAATATCTGCCTACATCAGTAAAGTAGCTAGAAATTGTAGAGTAAATTGATAGAACTAAAAGACTTGATAAGTTAGTGCATTATACAAAGACGTGCAGGAGATATGCAATAAAGTATTTCTAAGTCATCTCAGAAACTACATATACATAGGATATGCTGAAGTGAGAATGTATAACATACATACTTCGAGAGGCATCCACCTCAGCTAACCAGCCTATGAGACAATTATCAGCCAAACCTGTCATCTGGGTGGCCTTTCCAGTTCAGCTCCAGCAATTCTACGACACAGTCAAAgtgaatttttcttcttcagccaATATGATTGTTATACTAAAAGGATTTCTCTCAAGATTTAACTTGGGCCATATCATTCAGGTTGACCGACTTTTCATTGGTTGGAATCTGTAACTCCCATCATGCTCCAAACTCATATCATAAACTTCAGAATGTGAACTCTTGGATCGCCTGGAATCCTTGCGTCTTCCATATTGTGTATTGCTATTGTGCGCCTGAGAACCAGGAACTCTTTGTCTTCTATCCAATCCAATTTGTCCTGGATTCAATTCTCTCTTAGAAGACTTCAGGTTTCTTTCAGTCCCCCGATTCCTGGTTCCGCCCTCGTATACATTTCCATTTTTACCATTACTACTTGATGGTACCAAGGAACGCTTCGGATAAGAATCCTCTGTATTCGAGTAATCTGGGTAATCTGAGTTAACTTCCCCTTTATTCACTGGCGCACTTCTCAATTTCCGGTTAGAAGACCTACGGTGAGTCTTAAAATCATCTTCTTGAAAACTAGTTGCAATTTCATTTCCAGCTTCTGCATCCAAACTCAACGAACTCTCCGACCCAGTAATACTTCTATACGGCCTTACACTATGAACCACCCCTTTCGGGAAAAACCTAGCGGAAGGTAGTTCGTCAACCGTCTGAAACAATTGAGGCCCATCTTTTTCCGTCCACAAATCGAATCCACCAGGCCTTTGAAACCTATCCGCCAAGACCTTCACCTGCTCATCGGCGCCAACGGAGAACAAATTGGGAGCCCTCTCCACAACCTCCCACGGTCTCTCCAGCTCGGCGACAGCCGCCTTAAGCTCAGCCCGCTTACGCATTTCATATATCTGGCGTTCGCGGCATAGCCGGGCCTTAAGCAGCTGCTTAGCTTTCTTGGCCTGCATCCGCTTCCACTGCCACTTCGATACTCCGCCTGGATAAGTTCTAGGACCTCCACCCATTCGAATAAGCGTTGTCGACTTTGAAACGATCGGCATCCGATTTGGAAAGTAGAAGAGGTGGTTTGAACCAGTTAGAGACTGAGAGAAAGAGAATAAGGGCGGACGAAGAGGGTTTGGAATTGCGAGGGAAATTGGAAGAATTGGCATTTCTTCCTCGATACTTTGAAGCTGAAGAAATCGAAGTGGCAATACAGAGCCCTGATGGCAGATTGATGAAAGGCAGCAAACCTATGGAACTGGTAGAGGAGGAGGCGCCCAGATACTCACGGTTGCAGTGATGGCGGAAACGGGTGGCGGGTAGGATTTTATGGGCCGGCAGGGCGGCTTCGATATCCTGGGCCGAGTACTAGAAAGCCCAAAATGTAAAGGGCCCAATGAGCTTATACtattttgagaatattttttaattaaaaaaatgcataCCATTAAGACCTCGTTCACtgtttttataaaacaaaacaaaaatttttataaaaaaaagatgTCTAGGATTTTGTATATCTCCCCATCCATGCATACAATTTCGTGTATCCATGCACCCATTacttcctttttaaaaaatttaaaaaaaaaaaatggtttgaatcctccatttttctcatttttctccaaaatttttaCTAGACGTGTTTCTCAcgtttcttcctcttctctttgcatTCTTCTTGTtcactctttttcttcttcctttattcATGACTTCTTCAAATTACAGAACTATTTTACTTCTTCTAAAATCGACAAACAAAGGAGATTGAAAAGTTAGTCGAAGTCGACAATGAACGGACGAAGGCTGGTCTAAGGTTGCAAAGATCACGAACAGATGTTCATGATAGATTAAAACGAAACTAAATCTaagagatgaagaaaatgaaacaatCCTCCTATaactaagaaaaagaaaatctcatTAATCACATATTTAGTGCATTAAAATGGAAATAgatattcataaataaaaaaataatttaaataataattttttttaaaaaaaaaaaaaaaaaactcattaagGACCAAAAGAAAAGGCCGCTCATTAATTACAAGGAAAAAAAacgaatatattaaaaaaatggaaaaatgataaaattgtccaaaactaacctaaaagctttcaataaaaattttcaaatttaaagatatttaatgaaatatatgACTCACAAGGATTTTTCATGTAAAAatctcttttaaaaaataataattctttTACAAAcgtattttagaaaataaaaataaaaatatcattcaaacccattttatgtttttaaaaataaatctggCTTAATTATGGTTGTTTTATAGTTGAATTACAAATTTGGTc
The nucleotide sequence above comes from Benincasa hispida cultivar B227 chromosome 3, ASM972705v1, whole genome shotgun sequence. Encoded proteins:
- the LOC120074621 gene encoding uncharacterized protein LOC120074621; translation: MPILPISLAIPNPLRPPLFSFSQSLTGSNHLFYFPNRMPIVSKSTTLIRMGGGPRTYPGGVSKWQWKRMQAKKAKQLLKARLCRERQIYEMRKRAELKAAVAELERPWEVVERAPNLFSVGADEQVKVLADRFQRPGGFDLWTEKDGPQLFQTVDELPSARFFPKGVVHSVRPYRSITGSESSLSLDAEAGNEIATSFQEDDFKTHRRSSNRKLRSAPVNKGEVNSDYPDYSNTEDSYPKRSLVPSSSNGKNGNVYEGGTRNRGTERNLKSSKRELNPGQIGLDRRQRVPGSQAHNSNTQYGRRKDSRRSKSSHSEVYDMSLEHDGSYRFQPMKSRST